The Salvelinus alpinus chromosome 35, SLU_Salpinus.1, whole genome shotgun sequence genome window below encodes:
- the hace1 gene encoding E3 ubiquitin-protein ligase HACE1 isoform X2, translated as MMERAMEQLNVQLNRLTRSLRRARTVELPEDNETAVYTLMPMVMADQHRSVSELLLNSKFDVNYAFGRVKRSLLHIAANCGSVECLVLLLKRGANPNYQDISGCTPLHLAARNGQKKCMGRLLEYNADVNICNNEGLTAIHWLAVNGRTELLHDLVQHVTNVDVEDAMGQTALHVACQNGHKTTVQCLLDSGADINRPNCSGATPLYFACSHGQRDTAQILLSRGAKYLPDKNGVTPLDLCVQGGYGETCEILIQHHGRLFQTLIQMTQNDDIKENMLRQVLEHVSQQSDSHYQKILTSLAEVATTNGHKLLSLSSSYEAQMKSLLRIIRIFCHVFRLGPSSPNNGNDMGYNGNKTQRSQVFKSLSLPPPFLSLSDFLQPLELLWHSLDEWLVLISTELEKSHQDPSNSSSSGSEIASLLLKQRGEVDSASIPAVFTVAPSLPPSMPLPPLPDPEVSKRTPEVLMETPEVYADGEDVISMTANRLSAVIQAFYMCCSCQMPQGMTSPRFIEFVCKHDEVLKCFVTRNPKIIFNHFHFLLECPELMSRFMHIIKGQPFKERCEWFYEHLLAGQPDSDMVHRPVNENDILLIHRESIFSSSCAMVSKSTNEKLKQGIAVRFHGEEGMGQGVVREWFDVLSNEIINADYGLFTQSADGTTFQPNSNSSVNPDHLNYFRFAGQILGLALYHRQLVNIYFTRSFYKHILGIPVNYQDVSSIDPEYAKNLQWILDNDISDLGLELTFSVETDVFGAMEEVPLKPGGTSIIVTQDNKAEYVQLVTELRMTRAIQPQINAFLHGFHTFIPPSLIQLFDEYELELLLSGMPEIDVQDWHRNTEYTSGYDLEEPVIQWFWKVVESLTQEERVLLLQFVTGSSRVPHGGFAFLMGGSGLQKFTIASVPYTSNLLPTSSTCINMMKLPEYPSQEVLRDRLLVALHCGSYGYTMA; from the exons ATGATGGAACGGGCGATGGAGCAACTAAACGTACAGCTGAACAGGCTGACCCGCTCTCTGCGTCGCGCCAGGACTGTCGAGCTCCCGGAAG ACAATGAAACCGCCGTCTACACACTCATGCCAATGGTTATGGCTGACCAGCACAg GTCGGTTTCTGAATTACTCCTCAACTCCAAGTTTGATGTGAACTACGCTTTCGGACGAGTCAAGAGAAGTCTACTTCACATTGCTGCCAA CTGTGGATCAGTGGAGTGCCTGGTTCTACTGCTAAAGAGAGGAGCGAACCCTAACTACCAGGACATCTCAGGCTGCACCCCTCTGCACCTGGCTGCCAGAAACGG ACAGAAAAAGTGTATGGGAAGACTACTAGAATACAATGCAGATGTGAACATCTGCAACAATGAGGGACTGACAGCT atCCATTGGTTGGCTGTGAACGGGCGGACTGAGCTGCTTCATGACCTGGTGCAGCATGTGACTAATGTGGATGTAGAGGATGCCATGGGACAGACCGCCCTTCATGTAGCCTGCCAGAACGGACACAAGACT ACGGTGCAGTGCCTGCTGGACAGTGGAGCGGACATCAACAGACCTAACTGCTCTGGGGCCACACCCCTCTACTTCGCCTGCAG CCACGGTCAAAGGGACACGGCACAGATCCTTCTCTCTCGAGGGGCTAAGTACCTACCTGACAAGAATGGAGTCACCCCTCTGGATCTGTGTGTACAG gGTGGTTATGGGGAGACGTGTGAGATCCTCATCCAGCACCATGGCAGACTGTTCCAGACACTCATCCAGATGACACAGAATGATGACATCAAAGAGAATATG ctcagGCAGGTTCTAGAGCATGTCTCCCAGCAGAGTGACAGTCACTACCAGAAGATCCTGACCAGTCTAGCAGAGGTGGCCACTACTAATGGACACAAACTCCTCAG tctctccagtagCTATGAGGCTCAGATGAAGAGTCTGCTGAGAATCATCCGGATCTTCTGCCATGTCTTCCGCCTGGGCCCTTCCTCTCCCAACAACGGGAATGACATGGGATACAATGGGAAcaagacgcagcgtagccagGTCTTTAAG TCTCTTTCCttgcctccccctttcctctctctctctgatttccTCCAGCCGTTGGAGTTGCTGTGGCACTCTCTAGATGAGTGGTTGGTGTTGATCTCTACAGAGCTGGAGAAGAGCCACCAGGACCcctccaactcctcctcctcaGGGAGCGAGATCGCCTCCCTCCTCCTCAAACAACGTGGCGAGGTCGACTCCGCCTCCATCCCTGCCGTCTTCACGGTGGCACCGTCGCTGCCACCCTCCATGCCCCTACCTCCTTTGCCGGACCCAGAGGTTAGCAAGAGGACCCCGGAGGTTCTTATGGAAACGCCGGAGGTATACGCGGACGGAGAGGATGTCATCTCTATGACGGCCAATCGGCTCAGCGCGGTGATCCAGGCCTTCTACATGTGCTGTTCCTGTCAGATGCCACAGGG AATGACATCTCCTCGCTTCATAGAGTTTGTCTGCAAGCATGACGAGGTGCTCAAATGTTTCGTAACCAG gaATCCAAAGATCATCTTTAAccatttccacttcctgttggaATGTCCGGAGCTCATGTCCCGCTTCATGCACATAATCAAAGGCCAG CCCTTCAAGGAGCGCTGTGAGTGGTTCTATGAGCACCTATTGGCTGGACAGCCAGACTCAGACATGGTCCATCGACCTGTCAACGAGAACGACATCCTGCTAATCCACAGAG AGTCCATATTTAGCAGTAGCTGTGCGATGGTCTCCAAATCGACCAATGAAAAGCTCAAACAGGGCATCGCAGTACGATTCCATGGAGAGGAAGGAATG GGCCAGGGCGTGGTGAGGGAGTGGTTTGACGTCCTGTCCAATGAGATCATCAATGCAGACTACGGCCTCTTTACCCAGTCAGCGGACG gcaCCACGTTCCAGCCCAACAGTAACTCGTCAGTGAACCCTGATCATCTGAACTACTTCCGGTTTGCGGGTCAGATCCTGGGGTTGGCTCTTTACCACCGTCAGCTGGTCAACATCTACTTCACCCGCTCCTTCTACAAACACATActgg GCATCCCAGTGAACTACCAGGACGTGTCGTCCATCGATCCAGAGTATGCCAAGAATCTGCAGTGGATCCTGGACAACGACATCAGCGACCTGGGACTGGAGCTCACCTTCTCTGTGGAAACAGACGTGTTCGGCGCCATGGAGGAGGTGCCACTCAAACCTGGCGGGACTAGCATCATTGTCACCCAGGACAACAAG gCGGAGTATGTCCAGTTGGTAACAGAGTTGAGGATGACTCGAGCCATCCAACCCCAGATAAATGCCTTCCTGCACGGGTTCCACACCTtcattcccccctccctcatccagCTCTTTGATGAATATGAATTG gagctgtTGCTGTCTGGGATGCCAGAGATCGATGTGCAGGACTGGCACAGGAACACAGAATACACCAGTGGCTATGACCTGGAGGAACCTGTCATCCAG TGGTTCTGGAAGGTGGTAGAAAGCCTTACCCAAGAGGAGAGGGTCCTGCTGTTGCAGTTTGTCACTGGCAG TTCCAGGGTACCTCATGGTGGCTTTgcctttctgatgggaggtagtGGCTTACAGAAGTTCACTATTGCCTCTGTACCATACACATCAAACCTACTGCCTACCTCCAGCACCTG CATCA
- the hace1 gene encoding E3 ubiquitin-protein ligase HACE1 isoform X3: MMERAMEQLNVQLNRLTRSLRRARTVELPEDNETAVYTLMPMVMADQHRSVSELLLNSKFDVNYAFGRVKRSLLHIAANCGSVECLVLLLKRGANPNYQDISGCTPLHLAARNGQKKCMGRLLEYNADVNICNNEGLTAIHWLAVNGRTELLHDLVQHVTNVDVEDAMGQTALHVACQNGHKTTVQCLLDSGADINRPNCSGATPLYFACSHGQRDTAQILLSRGAKYLPDKNGVTPLDLCVQGGYGETCEILIQHHGRLFQTLIQMTQNDDIKENMLRQVLEHVSQQSDSHYQKILTSLAEVATTNGHKLLSLSSSYEAQMKSLLRIIRIFCHVFRLGPSSPNNGNDMGYNGNKTQRSQVFKPLELLWHSLDEWLVLISTELEKSHQDPSNSSSSGSEIASLLLKQRGEVDSASIPAVFTVAPSLPPSMPLPPLPDPEVSKRTPEVLMETPEVYADGEDVISMTANRLSAVIQAFYMCCSCQMPQGMTSPRFIEFVCKHDEVLKCFVTRNPKIIFNHFHFLLECPELMSRFMHIIKGQPFKERCEWFYEHLLAGQPDSDMVHRPVNENDILLIHRESIFSSSCAMVSKSTNEKLKQGIAVRFHGEEGMGQGVVREWFDVLSNEIINADYGLFTQSADGTTFQPNSNSSVNPDHLNYFRFAGQILGLALYHRQLVNIYFTRSFYKHILGIPVNYQDVSSIDPEYAKNLQWILDNDISDLGLELTFSVETDVFGAMEEVPLKPGGTSIIVTQDNKAEYVQLVTELRMTRAIQPQINAFLHGFHTFIPPSLIQLFDEYELELLLSGMPEIDVQDWHRNTEYTSGYDLEEPVIQWFWKVVESLTQEERVLLLQFVTGSSRVPHGGFAFLMGGSGLQKFTIASVPYTSNLLPTSSTCINMMKLPEYPSQEVLRDRLLVALHCGSYGYTMA, encoded by the exons ATGATGGAACGGGCGATGGAGCAACTAAACGTACAGCTGAACAGGCTGACCCGCTCTCTGCGTCGCGCCAGGACTGTCGAGCTCCCGGAAG ACAATGAAACCGCCGTCTACACACTCATGCCAATGGTTATGGCTGACCAGCACAg GTCGGTTTCTGAATTACTCCTCAACTCCAAGTTTGATGTGAACTACGCTTTCGGACGAGTCAAGAGAAGTCTACTTCACATTGCTGCCAA CTGTGGATCAGTGGAGTGCCTGGTTCTACTGCTAAAGAGAGGAGCGAACCCTAACTACCAGGACATCTCAGGCTGCACCCCTCTGCACCTGGCTGCCAGAAACGG ACAGAAAAAGTGTATGGGAAGACTACTAGAATACAATGCAGATGTGAACATCTGCAACAATGAGGGACTGACAGCT atCCATTGGTTGGCTGTGAACGGGCGGACTGAGCTGCTTCATGACCTGGTGCAGCATGTGACTAATGTGGATGTAGAGGATGCCATGGGACAGACCGCCCTTCATGTAGCCTGCCAGAACGGACACAAGACT ACGGTGCAGTGCCTGCTGGACAGTGGAGCGGACATCAACAGACCTAACTGCTCTGGGGCCACACCCCTCTACTTCGCCTGCAG CCACGGTCAAAGGGACACGGCACAGATCCTTCTCTCTCGAGGGGCTAAGTACCTACCTGACAAGAATGGAGTCACCCCTCTGGATCTGTGTGTACAG gGTGGTTATGGGGAGACGTGTGAGATCCTCATCCAGCACCATGGCAGACTGTTCCAGACACTCATCCAGATGACACAGAATGATGACATCAAAGAGAATATG ctcagGCAGGTTCTAGAGCATGTCTCCCAGCAGAGTGACAGTCACTACCAGAAGATCCTGACCAGTCTAGCAGAGGTGGCCACTACTAATGGACACAAACTCCTCAG tctctccagtagCTATGAGGCTCAGATGAAGAGTCTGCTGAGAATCATCCGGATCTTCTGCCATGTCTTCCGCCTGGGCCCTTCCTCTCCCAACAACGGGAATGACATGGGATACAATGGGAAcaagacgcagcgtagccagGTCTTTAAG CCGTTGGAGTTGCTGTGGCACTCTCTAGATGAGTGGTTGGTGTTGATCTCTACAGAGCTGGAGAAGAGCCACCAGGACCcctccaactcctcctcctcaGGGAGCGAGATCGCCTCCCTCCTCCTCAAACAACGTGGCGAGGTCGACTCCGCCTCCATCCCTGCCGTCTTCACGGTGGCACCGTCGCTGCCACCCTCCATGCCCCTACCTCCTTTGCCGGACCCAGAGGTTAGCAAGAGGACCCCGGAGGTTCTTATGGAAACGCCGGAGGTATACGCGGACGGAGAGGATGTCATCTCTATGACGGCCAATCGGCTCAGCGCGGTGATCCAGGCCTTCTACATGTGCTGTTCCTGTCAGATGCCACAGGG AATGACATCTCCTCGCTTCATAGAGTTTGTCTGCAAGCATGACGAGGTGCTCAAATGTTTCGTAACCAG gaATCCAAAGATCATCTTTAAccatttccacttcctgttggaATGTCCGGAGCTCATGTCCCGCTTCATGCACATAATCAAAGGCCAG CCCTTCAAGGAGCGCTGTGAGTGGTTCTATGAGCACCTATTGGCTGGACAGCCAGACTCAGACATGGTCCATCGACCTGTCAACGAGAACGACATCCTGCTAATCCACAGAG AGTCCATATTTAGCAGTAGCTGTGCGATGGTCTCCAAATCGACCAATGAAAAGCTCAAACAGGGCATCGCAGTACGATTCCATGGAGAGGAAGGAATG GGCCAGGGCGTGGTGAGGGAGTGGTTTGACGTCCTGTCCAATGAGATCATCAATGCAGACTACGGCCTCTTTACCCAGTCAGCGGACG gcaCCACGTTCCAGCCCAACAGTAACTCGTCAGTGAACCCTGATCATCTGAACTACTTCCGGTTTGCGGGTCAGATCCTGGGGTTGGCTCTTTACCACCGTCAGCTGGTCAACATCTACTTCACCCGCTCCTTCTACAAACACATActgg GCATCCCAGTGAACTACCAGGACGTGTCGTCCATCGATCCAGAGTATGCCAAGAATCTGCAGTGGATCCTGGACAACGACATCAGCGACCTGGGACTGGAGCTCACCTTCTCTGTGGAAACAGACGTGTTCGGCGCCATGGAGGAGGTGCCACTCAAACCTGGCGGGACTAGCATCATTGTCACCCAGGACAACAAG gCGGAGTATGTCCAGTTGGTAACAGAGTTGAGGATGACTCGAGCCATCCAACCCCAGATAAATGCCTTCCTGCACGGGTTCCACACCTtcattcccccctccctcatccagCTCTTTGATGAATATGAATTG gagctgtTGCTGTCTGGGATGCCAGAGATCGATGTGCAGGACTGGCACAGGAACACAGAATACACCAGTGGCTATGACCTGGAGGAACCTGTCATCCAG TGGTTCTGGAAGGTGGTAGAAAGCCTTACCCAAGAGGAGAGGGTCCTGCTGTTGCAGTTTGTCACTGGCAG TTCCAGGGTACCTCATGGTGGCTTTgcctttctgatgggaggtagtGGCTTACAGAAGTTCACTATTGCCTCTGTACCATACACATCAAACCTACTGCCTACCTCCAGCACCTG CATCA
- the hace1 gene encoding E3 ubiquitin-protein ligase HACE1 isoform X1, whose product MMERAMEQLNVQLNRLTRSLRRARTVELPEDNETAVYTLMPMVMADQHRSVSELLLNSKFDVNYAFGRVKRSLLHIAANCGSVECLVLLLKRGANPNYQDISGCTPLHLAARNGQKKCMGRLLEYNADVNICNNEGLTAIHWLAVNGRTELLHDLVQHVTNVDVEDAMGQTALHVACQNGHKTTVQCLLDSGADINRPNCSGATPLYFACSHGQRDTAQILLSRGAKYLPDKNGVTPLDLCVQGGYGETCEILIQHHGRLFQTLIQMTQNDDIKENMLRQVLEHVSQQSDSHYQKILTSLAEVATTNGHKLLSLSSSYEAQMKSLLRIIRIFCHVFRLGPSSPNNGNDMGYNGNKTQRSQVFKHLPLSFFLFLSLFLFLSLFPSLSLSTSVCLSLSIALSIPLSLPSLSPFSPSLAPSPSLTQSLSLPPPFLSLSDFLQPLELLWHSLDEWLVLISTELEKSHQDPSNSSSSGSEIASLLLKQRGEVDSASIPAVFTVAPSLPPSMPLPPLPDPEVSKRTPEVLMETPEVYADGEDVISMTANRLSAVIQAFYMCCSCQMPQGMTSPRFIEFVCKHDEVLKCFVTRNPKIIFNHFHFLLECPELMSRFMHIIKGQPFKERCEWFYEHLLAGQPDSDMVHRPVNENDILLIHRESIFSSSCAMVSKSTNEKLKQGIAVRFHGEEGMGQGVVREWFDVLSNEIINADYGLFTQSADGTTFQPNSNSSVNPDHLNYFRFAGQILGLALYHRQLVNIYFTRSFYKHILGIPVNYQDVSSIDPEYAKNLQWILDNDISDLGLELTFSVETDVFGAMEEVPLKPGGTSIIVTQDNKAEYVQLVTELRMTRAIQPQINAFLHGFHTFIPPSLIQLFDEYELELLLSGMPEIDVQDWHRNTEYTSGYDLEEPVIQWFWKVVESLTQEERVLLLQFVTGSSRVPHGGFAFLMGGSGLQKFTIASVPYTSNLLPTSSTCINMMKLPEYPSQEVLRDRLLVALHCGSYGYTMA is encoded by the exons ATGATGGAACGGGCGATGGAGCAACTAAACGTACAGCTGAACAGGCTGACCCGCTCTCTGCGTCGCGCCAGGACTGTCGAGCTCCCGGAAG ACAATGAAACCGCCGTCTACACACTCATGCCAATGGTTATGGCTGACCAGCACAg GTCGGTTTCTGAATTACTCCTCAACTCCAAGTTTGATGTGAACTACGCTTTCGGACGAGTCAAGAGAAGTCTACTTCACATTGCTGCCAA CTGTGGATCAGTGGAGTGCCTGGTTCTACTGCTAAAGAGAGGAGCGAACCCTAACTACCAGGACATCTCAGGCTGCACCCCTCTGCACCTGGCTGCCAGAAACGG ACAGAAAAAGTGTATGGGAAGACTACTAGAATACAATGCAGATGTGAACATCTGCAACAATGAGGGACTGACAGCT atCCATTGGTTGGCTGTGAACGGGCGGACTGAGCTGCTTCATGACCTGGTGCAGCATGTGACTAATGTGGATGTAGAGGATGCCATGGGACAGACCGCCCTTCATGTAGCCTGCCAGAACGGACACAAGACT ACGGTGCAGTGCCTGCTGGACAGTGGAGCGGACATCAACAGACCTAACTGCTCTGGGGCCACACCCCTCTACTTCGCCTGCAG CCACGGTCAAAGGGACACGGCACAGATCCTTCTCTCTCGAGGGGCTAAGTACCTACCTGACAAGAATGGAGTCACCCCTCTGGATCTGTGTGTACAG gGTGGTTATGGGGAGACGTGTGAGATCCTCATCCAGCACCATGGCAGACTGTTCCAGACACTCATCCAGATGACACAGAATGATGACATCAAAGAGAATATG ctcagGCAGGTTCTAGAGCATGTCTCCCAGCAGAGTGACAGTCACTACCAGAAGATCCTGACCAGTCTAGCAGAGGTGGCCACTACTAATGGACACAAACTCCTCAG tctctccagtagCTATGAGGCTCAGATGAAGAGTCTGCTGAGAATCATCCGGATCTTCTGCCATGTCTTCCGCCTGGGCCCTTCCTCTCCCAACAACGGGAATGACATGGGATACAATGGGAAcaagacgcagcgtagccagGTCTTTAAG catctacccctctctttctttctcttcctctctctctttctctttctctccctatttccctctctctctctttcaacatctgtctgtctgtctctctctatcgctctctccatccctctttctctcccctctctctctcctttctccccttcactcgctccctctccttcactcactcAGTCTCTTTCCttgcctccccctttcctctctctctctgatttccTCCAGCCGTTGGAGTTGCTGTGGCACTCTCTAGATGAGTGGTTGGTGTTGATCTCTACAGAGCTGGAGAAGAGCCACCAGGACCcctccaactcctcctcctcaGGGAGCGAGATCGCCTCCCTCCTCCTCAAACAACGTGGCGAGGTCGACTCCGCCTCCATCCCTGCCGTCTTCACGGTGGCACCGTCGCTGCCACCCTCCATGCCCCTACCTCCTTTGCCGGACCCAGAGGTTAGCAAGAGGACCCCGGAGGTTCTTATGGAAACGCCGGAGGTATACGCGGACGGAGAGGATGTCATCTCTATGACGGCCAATCGGCTCAGCGCGGTGATCCAGGCCTTCTACATGTGCTGTTCCTGTCAGATGCCACAGGG AATGACATCTCCTCGCTTCATAGAGTTTGTCTGCAAGCATGACGAGGTGCTCAAATGTTTCGTAACCAG gaATCCAAAGATCATCTTTAAccatttccacttcctgttggaATGTCCGGAGCTCATGTCCCGCTTCATGCACATAATCAAAGGCCAG CCCTTCAAGGAGCGCTGTGAGTGGTTCTATGAGCACCTATTGGCTGGACAGCCAGACTCAGACATGGTCCATCGACCTGTCAACGAGAACGACATCCTGCTAATCCACAGAG AGTCCATATTTAGCAGTAGCTGTGCGATGGTCTCCAAATCGACCAATGAAAAGCTCAAACAGGGCATCGCAGTACGATTCCATGGAGAGGAAGGAATG GGCCAGGGCGTGGTGAGGGAGTGGTTTGACGTCCTGTCCAATGAGATCATCAATGCAGACTACGGCCTCTTTACCCAGTCAGCGGACG gcaCCACGTTCCAGCCCAACAGTAACTCGTCAGTGAACCCTGATCATCTGAACTACTTCCGGTTTGCGGGTCAGATCCTGGGGTTGGCTCTTTACCACCGTCAGCTGGTCAACATCTACTTCACCCGCTCCTTCTACAAACACATActgg GCATCCCAGTGAACTACCAGGACGTGTCGTCCATCGATCCAGAGTATGCCAAGAATCTGCAGTGGATCCTGGACAACGACATCAGCGACCTGGGACTGGAGCTCACCTTCTCTGTGGAAACAGACGTGTTCGGCGCCATGGAGGAGGTGCCACTCAAACCTGGCGGGACTAGCATCATTGTCACCCAGGACAACAAG gCGGAGTATGTCCAGTTGGTAACAGAGTTGAGGATGACTCGAGCCATCCAACCCCAGATAAATGCCTTCCTGCACGGGTTCCACACCTtcattcccccctccctcatccagCTCTTTGATGAATATGAATTG gagctgtTGCTGTCTGGGATGCCAGAGATCGATGTGCAGGACTGGCACAGGAACACAGAATACACCAGTGGCTATGACCTGGAGGAACCTGTCATCCAG TGGTTCTGGAAGGTGGTAGAAAGCCTTACCCAAGAGGAGAGGGTCCTGCTGTTGCAGTTTGTCACTGGCAG TTCCAGGGTACCTCATGGTGGCTTTgcctttctgatgggaggtagtGGCTTACAGAAGTTCACTATTGCCTCTGTACCATACACATCAAACCTACTGCCTACCTCCAGCACCTG CATCA